The Haemorhous mexicanus isolate bHaeMex1 chromosome 8, bHaeMex1.pri, whole genome shotgun sequence genome includes a window with the following:
- the LOC132330238 gene encoding maestro heat-like repeat-containing protein family member 6, with amino-acid sequence MASRVIRLFKGRRGNNGPAAAPAQQQPAEPEQLQPLQDDAAKDRTQEREPARGPFRRAAKALRRLLRLPRRQTRGTATEGTAQPDSGPEELRAEAAASTAASEPAAASEQATAEGRVEADMALTEGMAPSDSQAQGMPVTEAMPTLTETPAPALEIFQNAAVSPQQSLLPCSLPAPQGTGALSPGPSMGHGADAHLWSHRATALMWRAIGTSEVAVEEVLPALLSALEEKPPYGGFYCCGDNEAVFGLAATLVLWRIAPMSEWHSAVANHSPQLFVALLLQIVTITEQTAEDAETRSFWRACQEEHGLPGNPSSFAAQTMKALLSRVGYAWKLADLEHMRVWQKLLCADTQHYAAALLAREVRCAAMPFRSFCPCMASHLLGLLVGKQPRCPLPALAFFVELLPCLDLSKDGPRALLVLSRQLPSECRDRPRLALRGLVVLSKEPSLGRGIRGLYPHLVQQLADPDAEMVGMTLCVLTRVLQDKDLVLPSVTALKLAEPLPPHFENDNSHVQLLSIRLFGKVTELVVEEGENPLTTIVSQSLLPLFLRWHDENLHVSKASGEALLCAARLLKRRDLEELLRKEQRMKFAERLLLQDESRAAEHLRWALPYLQSPQRPVRRAAVRIIGLAGVLVTGQKEELQVLTEALQALRGDESLSCTSILIQLIFERRSAELGLSAGSDVPASFGDFQFLLKKGAPAEQDGPAGAPGTALAAQS; translated from the exons ATGGCGAGCAGAGTGATCCGCCTGTTCAAGGGGCGTCGGGGGAAtaatggccctgcagctgccccagcgcagcagcagcctgcagagccggaGCAGTTGCAGCCgctgcaggacg atgcagccaaggACCGGACTCAGGAGCGGGAGCCCGCCCGTGGCCCATTCCGCAGAGCAGCCAAG gcactgcggaggctcctgcgcctGCCCCGCAGACAGACCCGCGGCACCGCCACCGAGGGCACGGCCCAGCCCGACTCCGGGCCCGAGGAGCtgcgggcagaggctgctgccagcacagcggCCTCGGAGCCGGCAGCGGCCTCTGAGCAGGCAACGGCCGAGGGCAGGGTGGAGGCCGACATGGCCCTGACCGAGGGCATGGCCCCCTCAGactcccaggctcagggcatgccaGTGACCGAGGCCATGCCCACCCTGACCGAGACTCCTGCACCAGCTCTGGAGATTTTCCAgaatgctgctgtttctccacagcag agcctgctgccatgctccctgccGGCCCCTCAGGGCACCGGGGCTCTGTCCCCCGGCCCCAGCATGGGGCACGGTGCTGACGCGCACCTCTGGTCCCACAGAGCCACcgcgctgatgtggagagccatcggcacGTCggaagtggctgtggaggaggtgcttccgGCGCTGCTCTCCGCCCTGGAGGAGAAGCCACCGTACGGCGGCTTCTACTGctgcggggacaacgaggccgtctttggcctggct gcaacccTGGTGCTGTGGAGGATTGCCCCCATGTCCGAGTGGCATTCTGCTGTTGCCAATCACTCTCCCCAACTCTtcgtggctctgctcctgcaaatTGTCACCATCACAGAGCAGACGGCAGAGGACGCGGAGAcccggagcttctggagagcgtgccaggaggaacacggccttcccGGCAaccccagcag ctttgcagcgcagaccatgaaggctctgctctccagagtGGGATATGCCTGGAAGCTGGCAGATCTGGAGCACATGCGGGTCTggcagaagctgctctgtgccgacaCCCAGCACTatgcagcggctctgctggccag ggaggtgcGCTGTGCCGCGATGCCCTTTCGATCCTTCTGTCCCTgcatggcctcgcacctgctcggCCTGCTCgttgggaagcagccacgctgccctctgcctgccctggctttctttgtggag CTCCTGccgtgcctggacttgagcaaaGACGgtcccagggccctgctggtgctgtccaggcagctgcccagtgagtgcagggacaggccgCGCCTGGCGCTCCgaggcctcgtggtgctcagcaaggagccctcgctg ggcagaggaatacgcggcctgtatccacacctggtgCAGCAGCTGGCCGACCCAGACGCAGAGATGGTCGGCATGACCCTCTGCGTGCTGACGCGTGTGCTCCAGGACAAAGACCTCGTGCTACCcagcgtcaccgccctgaagctggctgagcccctCCCGCCCCACTTTGAgaac gacaacagccacgtgcagctgctctccattcgcCTCTTCGGCAAGGTGACGGAGCTGGTGgtggaagagggggaaaatcctctcacaaCAAtcgtgagccagagcctgctccctctattcttgcgttggcacgatgagaacctgcACGTGTCCAAG gcctctggcgaagccctgctttgtgcgGCACGcctcctgaagaggagggacctcgaggagctgctgaggaaggagcagcggatgaagttcgccgagcgcctg ctgctgcaggacgagagccgagcggccgagcacctgcgctgggccctgccgtacctgcagagcccgcAGCGGCCCGTGCGACGGGCGGCcgtcaggatcatcg ggctggccggagtgctcgtgacggggcagaaggaggagctccaggtcctcactgagg ctcttcaagccctgagaGGAGATGAGAGCCTGTCCTGCACCAGCATTCTGATTCAGCTGATCTtcgaaagaagatctgcagaacttgGTTTGTCTGCTGGATCAGATGTTCCGGCCTCCTTCGGGGATTTCCAGTTCCTGTTGAAGaagggagcacctgcagagcaggatggaccagctggagctccaggcacagctcttgctgctcagagctga
- the LOC132330237 gene encoding maestro heat-like repeat-containing protein family member 6 translates to MASRVIRLFKGRRGNNGPAAAPAQQQPAEPEQLQPLQDDAAKDRTQEREPARGPFRRAAKALRRLLRLPRRQTRGTGTEGTAQPDSGPEELRAEAAASTAASEPAAASEQATAEGRVEADMALTEGMAPSDSQAQGMPVTEAMPTLTETPAPALEIFQNAAVSPQQSLLPCSLPAPQGTGALSPGPSMGHGADAHLWSHRATALMWRAIGTSEVAVEEVLPALLSALEEKPPYGGFYCCGDNEAVFGLAATLVLWRIAPMSEWHSAVANHSPQLFVALLLQIVTITEQTAEDAETRSFWRACQEEHGLPGNPSSFAAQTMKALLSRVGYAWKLADLEHMRVWQKLLCADTQHYAAALLAREVRCAAMPFRSFCPCMASHLLGLLVGKQPRCPLPALAFFVELLPCLDLSKDGPRALLVLSRQLPSECRDRPRLALRGLVVLSKEPSLGRGIRGLYPHLVQQLADPDAEMVGMTLCVLTRVLQDKDLVLPSVTALKLAEPLLPHFENDNSHVQLLSIRLFGKVTELVVEEGENPLTTIVSQSLLPLFLRWHDENLHVSKASGEALLCAARFLRRRDLEELLRKEQRMKFAERLLLQDESRAAEHLRWALPYLQSPQRPVRRAAVRIIGLAGVLVTGQKEELQVLTEALQALRGDESLSCTSILIQLIFERRSAELGLSAGSDVPASFGDFQFLLKKGAPAEQDGPAGAPGTALAAQS, encoded by the exons ATGGCGAGCAGAGTGATCCGCCTGTTCAAGGGGCGTCGGGGGAAtaatggccctgcagctgccccagcgcagcagcagcctgcagagccggaGCAGTTGCAGCCgctgcaggacg atgcagccaaggACCGGACTCAGGAGCGGGAGCCCGCCCGTGGCCCATTCCGCAGAGCAGCCAAG gcactgcggaggctcctgcgcctGCCCCGCAGACAGACCCGCGGCACCGGCACCGAGGGCACGGCCCAGCCCGACTCCGGGCCCGAGGAGCtgcgggcagaggctgctgccagcacagcggCCTCGGAGCCGGCAGCGGCCTCTGAGCAGGCAACGGCCGAGGGCAGGGTGGAGGCCGACATGGCCCTGACCGAGGGCATGGCCCCCTCAGactcccaggctcagggcatgccaGTGACCGAGGCCATGCCCACCCTGACCGAGACTCCTGCACCAGCTCTGGAGATTTTCCAgaatgctgctgtttctccacagcag agcctgctgccatgctccctgccGGCCCCTCAGGGCACCGGGGCTCTGTCCCCCGGCCCCAGCATGGGGCACGGTGCTGACGCGCACCTCTGGTCCCACAGAGCCACcgcgctgatgtggagagccatcggcacGTCggaagtggctgtggaggaggtgcttccgGCGCTGCTCTCCGCCCTGGAGGAGAAGCCACCGTACGGCGGCTTCTACTGctgcggggacaacgaggccgtctttggcctggct gcaacccTGGTGCTGTGGAGGATTGCCCCCATGTCCGAGTGGCATTCTGCTGTTGCCAATCACTCTCCCCAACTCTtcgtggctctgctcctgcaaatTGTCACCATCACAGAGCAGACGGCAGAGGACGCGGAGAcccggagcttctggagagcgtgccaggaggaacacggccttcccGGCAaccccagcag ctttgcagcgcagaccatgaaggctctgctctccagagtGGGATATGCCTGGAAGCTGGCAGATCTGGAGCACATGCGGGTCTggcagaagctgctctgtgccgacaCTCAGCACTatgcagcggctctgctggccag ggaggtgcGCTGTGCCGCGATGCCCTTTCGATCCTTCTGTCCCTgcatggcctcgcacctgctcggCCTGCTCgttgggaagcagccacgctgccctctgcctgccctggctttctttgtggag CTCCTGccgtgcctggacttgagcaaaGACGgtcccagggccctgctggtgctgtccaggcagctgcccagtgagtgcagggacaggccgCGCCTGGCGCTCCgaggcctcgtggtgctcagcaaggagccctcgctg ggcagaggaatacgcggcctgtatccacacctggtgCAGCAGCTGGCCGACCCGGACGCAGAGATGGTCGGCATGACCCTCTGCGTGCTGACGCGTGTGCTCCAGGACAAAGACCTCGTGCTACCcagcgtcaccgccctgaagctggctgagcctctcctgccccactttgagAAT gacaacagccacgtgcagctgctctccattcgcCTCTTCGGCAAGGTGACGGAGCTGGTGgtggaagagggggaaaatcctctcacaaCAAtcgtgagccagagcctgctccctctattcttgcgttggcacgatgagaacctgcACGTGTCCAAG gcctctggcgaagccctgctttgtgcggcacgcttcctgaggaggagggacctcgaggagctgctgaggaaggagcagcggatgaagttcgccgagcgcctg ctgctgcaggacgagagccgagcggccgagcacctgcgctgggccctgccgtacctgcagagcccgcAGCGGCCCGTGCGACGGGCGGCcgtcaggatcatcg ggctggccggagtgctcgtgacggggcagaaggaggagctccaggtcctcactgagg ctcttcaagccctgagaGGAGATGAGAGCCTGTCCTGCACCAGCATTCTGATTCAGCTGATCTtcgaaagaagatctgcagaacttgGTTTGTCTGCTGGATCAGATGTTCCGGCCTCCTTCGGGGATTTCCAGTTCCTGTTGAAGaagggagcacctgcagagcaggatggaccagctggagctccaggcacagctcttgctgctcagagctga
- the LOC132330239 gene encoding maestro heat-like repeat-containing protein family member 6 yields MASRVIRLFKGRRGNNGPAAAPAQQQPAEPEQLQPLQDDAAKDRTQEREPARGPFRRAAKALRRLLRLPRRQTRGTATEGTAQPDSGPEELRAEAAASTAASEPAAASEQATAEGRVEADMALTEGMAPSDSQAQGMPATEAMPTLTETPAPALEIFQNAAVSPQQVLATVRDILERLASCATVDAGLKMEILSLAEEHPAQVAMSLLSCAPTCDRATALMWRAIGTSEVAVEEVLPALLSALEEEPPYGGFYCCGDNEAVFGLAATLVLWRIAPMSEWHSAVANHSPQLFVALLLQIVTMTEQTAEDAETRSFWRACQEEHGLPGNPSSFAAQTMKALLSRVGYAWKLADLEHMRVWQKLLCADTQHYAAALLAREVRCAAMPFRSFCPCMASHLLGLLVGKQPRCPLPALAFFVELLPCLDLSKDGPRALLVLSRQLPSECRDRPRLALRGLVVLSKEPSLGRGIRGLYPHLVQQLADPDAEMVGMTLCVLTRVLQDKDLVLPSVIALKLAEPLPPHFENDNSHVQLLSIRLFGKVTELVVEEGENPLTTIVSQSLLPLFLRWHDENLHVSKASGEALLYAARFLRRRDLEELLRKEQRMKFAERLLLQDESRAAEHLRWALPYLQSPQRPVRRAAVRIIGLAGVLVTGQKEELQVLTEALQALRGDESLSCTSILIQLIFERRSAELGLSAGSDVPASFGDFQFLLKKGAPAEQDGPAGAPGTALAAQS; encoded by the exons ATGGCGAGCAGAGTGATCCGCCTGTTCAAGGGGCGTCGGGGGAAtaatggccctgcagctgccccagcgcagcagcagcctgcagagccggaGCAGTTGCAGCCgctgcaggacg atgcagccaaggACCGGACTCAGGAGCGGGAGCCCGCCCGTGGCCCATTCCGCAGAGCAGCCAAG gcactgcggaggctcctgcgcctGCCCCGCAGACAGACCCGCGGCACCGCCACCGAGGGCACGGCCCAGCCCGACTCCGGGCCCGAGGAGCtgcgggcagaggctgctgccagcacagcggCCTCGGAGCCGGCAGCGGCCTCTGAGCAGGCAACGGCCGAGGGCAGGGTGGAGGCCGACATGGCCCTGACCGAGGGCATGGCCCCCTCAGactcccaggctcagggcatgccaGCGACCGAGGCCATGCCCACCCTGACCGAGACTCCTGCACCAGCTCTGGAGATTTTCCAgaatgctgctgtttctccacagcag gtgctggccACGGTCAGGGACATCCTGGAGAGGCTCGCGTCCTGTGCCACTGTGGACGCTGGGCTGAAAATGGAgattctgagcctggctgaggaaCATCCTGCCCAGGTGGCGATGAGCCTCCTCAGCTGTGCCCCAAcatgtgacag AGCCACggcgctgatgtggagagccatcggcacGTCggaagtggctgtggaggaggtgcttccgGCGCTGCTCTccgccctggaggaggagcCACCGTACGGCGGCTTCTACTGctgcggggacaacgaggccgtctttggcctggct gcaacccTGGTGCTGTGGAGGATTGCCCCCATGTCCGAGTGGCATTCTGCTGTTGCCAATCACTCTCCCCAACTCTtcgtggctctgctcctgcaaatTGTCACCATGACAGAGCAGACGGCAGAGGACGCGGAGAcccggagcttctggagagcgtgccaggaggaacacggccttcccGGCAaccccagcag ttttgcagcgcagaccatgaaggctctgctctccagagtGGGATATGCCTGGAAGCTGGCAGATCTGGAGCACATGCGGGTCTggcagaagctgctctgtgccgacaCCCAGCACTatgcagcggctctgctggccag ggaggtgcGCTGTGCCGCGATGCCCTTTCGATCCTTCTGTCCCTgcatggcctcgcacctgctcggCCTGCTCgttgggaagcagccacgctgccctctgcctgccctggctttctttgtggag CTCCTGccgtgcctggacttgagcaaaGACggccccagggccctgctggtgctgtccaggcagctgcccagtgagtgcagggacaggccgCGCCTGGCGCTCCgaggcctcgtggtgctcagcaaggagccctcgctg ggcagaggaatacgcggcctgtatccacacctggtgCAGCAGCTGGCCGACCCAGACGCAGAGATGGTCGGCATGACCCTCTGCGTGCTGACGCGTGTGCTCCAGGACAAAGACCTCGTGCTACCCAGCGTCAtcgccctgaagctggctgagcccctCCCGCCCCACTTTGAGaat gacaacagccacgtgcagctgctctccattcgcCTCTTCGGCAAGGTGACGGAGCTGGTGgtggaagagggggaaaatcctctcacaaCAAtcgtgagccagagcctgctccctctattcttgcgttggcacgatgagaacctgcACGTGTCCAAG gcctctggcgaagccctgctttaTGCGGcacgcttcctgaggaggagggacctcgaggagctgctgaggaaggagcagcggatgaagttcgccgagcgcctg ctgctgcaggacgagagccgagcggccgagcacctgcgctgggccctgccgtacctgcagagcccgcAGCGGCCCGTGCGACGGGCGGCcgtcaggatcatcg ggctggccggagtgctcgtgacggggcagaaggaggagctccaggtcctcactgagg ctcttcaagccctgagaGGAGATGAGAGCCTGTCCTGCACCAGCATTCTGATTCAGCTGATCTtcgaaagaagatctgcagaacttgGTTTGTCTGCTGGATCAGATGTTCCGGCCTCCTTCGGGGATTTCCAGTTCCTGTTGAAGaagggagcacctgcagagcaggatggaccagctggagctccaggcacagctcttgctgctcagagctga